One genomic window of Roseateles sp. DAIF2 includes the following:
- the ispD gene encoding 2-C-methyl-D-erythritol 4-phosphate cytidylyltransferase gives MTSYATGLEPRCYALVPAAGVGARSGAAVPKQYVPLAGRAMLAHTLEALAAVPGLAGTLVVLSPEDEQFEMAVPGFDAGWVARSGGATRADSVAAGLRELQARGAQPHDWVLVHDAARCLLRPEWVTRLIEACAEDEVGGLLALPVADTLKQGSHGRVMATVDRAGKWAAQTPQMFRLGLLQPALAAGTEGVTDEASAVEALGHQPLLVEAPLENFKVTWPADFALAERLLTSR, from the coding sequence ATGACGAGTTATGCAACAGGCCTGGAGCCGCGCTGCTATGCGCTGGTGCCGGCCGCCGGCGTCGGCGCGCGTTCCGGCGCCGCGGTTCCCAAGCAGTATGTGCCGCTGGCCGGCCGGGCGATGCTGGCGCATACGCTGGAGGCGCTCGCCGCGGTGCCAGGTCTTGCCGGCACCCTGGTGGTGCTGTCGCCGGAGGATGAGCAGTTCGAGATGGCGGTGCCGGGCTTCGATGCCGGCTGGGTGGCGCGCAGCGGCGGTGCGACGCGCGCCGACAGCGTGGCCGCGGGCCTGCGCGAGCTGCAGGCGCGTGGCGCCCAGCCGCATGACTGGGTACTGGTGCATGATGCGGCGCGCTGCCTGCTGCGGCCCGAATGGGTGACGCGGCTGATCGAGGCCTGCGCCGAGGACGAGGTGGGCGGCCTGCTGGCGCTGCCGGTGGCCGACACCCTGAAGCAGGGCAGCCATGGCCGGGTGATGGCGACGGTGGACCGCGCCGGCAAATGGGCCGCGCAAACGCCGCAGATGTTCCGCCTCGGCCTGCTGCAACCGGCGCTGGCGGCCGGCACCGAAGGCGTGACCGACGAGGCCAGCGCGGTCGAGGCCCTGGGCCATCAGCCGCTGCTGGTGGAAGCGCCGCTGGAGAATTTCAAGGTGACCTGGCCGGCGGATTTCGCGCTGGCCGAACGTTTGTTGACGAGCCGATGA
- a CDS encoding acetyl-CoA hydrolase/transferase family protein: MSNAASSRIQHEGLRRRLMSAEEAAALIPAGAHVGMSGFTGAGYPKAVPQALAARIARAHEQGQAFRIGLWTGASTALELDGALAKVNAVELRMPYQSDPTGRARINAGEMEYTDIHLSHVAQYVWFGFFGKLDVAVIEVAGILPDGRLIPSTSIGNNKTWLDQADKIILEVNGRMPEGLAGMHDIYYGTQLPPQRVPIPMTRPEQRIGEPYLHCDPGKVIAVVETAQGDRNSKFAGPDAVSNAIAGHIIEFLQQEVKRGRLTPELLPLQSGVGNIANAVLAGLNAGPFERLQAYTEVLQDGMLDMLASGKLASASATALSLSPAAWERFEREIDFFRERIVLRPQEISNHPEIIRRLGLIAMNAMIEVDIYGNVNSTHVMGSSIMNGIGGSGDFARNAYLSIFMTPSTAKDGRISCIVPMASHVDHTEHDVQIVVTEQGLADLRGLSPKERARLLIERCAHPDYRPLLLDYFGRACRDAPGKHTPHLLDEALSWHSRYLRQGRMLP; this comes from the coding sequence ATGTCGAACGCAGCGTCCTCCCGTATTCAACATGAGGGGCTGCGCCGGCGCCTGATGTCGGCCGAAGAGGCCGCGGCGCTGATTCCCGCCGGCGCCCATGTGGGCATGAGCGGCTTCACCGGCGCCGGCTACCCGAAGGCGGTGCCACAGGCGCTGGCCGCACGCATCGCACGGGCGCATGAGCAGGGCCAGGCCTTTCGCATCGGGCTGTGGACCGGCGCCTCCACCGCGCTCGAGCTGGACGGTGCGCTGGCCAAGGTCAACGCCGTCGAGCTGCGCATGCCCTACCAGTCGGACCCGACCGGCCGCGCCCGCATCAATGCCGGCGAGATGGAGTACACCGACATCCACCTGAGCCATGTGGCCCAATATGTCTGGTTCGGCTTCTTCGGCAAGCTGGACGTGGCGGTGATCGAGGTGGCCGGCATCCTGCCGGACGGGCGCCTGATCCCCTCGACCTCGATCGGCAACAACAAGACCTGGCTGGACCAGGCCGACAAGATCATCCTTGAGGTCAACGGCCGCATGCCCGAGGGCCTGGCCGGCATGCACGACATCTACTACGGCACCCAGCTGCCACCGCAGCGCGTGCCGATCCCGATGACCCGGCCCGAGCAGCGCATCGGCGAACCCTATCTGCATTGCGACCCGGGCAAGGTGATCGCGGTGGTCGAGACCGCGCAGGGTGACCGCAACTCCAAGTTCGCCGGGCCGGACGCGGTCTCGAACGCGATCGCCGGCCACATCATCGAGTTCCTGCAGCAGGAGGTGAAGCGCGGTCGGCTGACGCCGGAGCTGCTGCCGCTGCAATCGGGCGTTGGCAATATCGCCAATGCGGTGCTGGCGGGGCTGAACGCCGGGCCTTTCGAGCGGCTGCAGGCCTACACCGAGGTCCTGCAGGACGGCATGCTGGACATGCTGGCCAGCGGCAAGTTGGCCAGCGCCTCGGCCACCGCGCTGTCGCTGAGCCCGGCGGCCTGGGAGCGTTTCGAGCGCGAGATCGACTTCTTCCGCGAGCGCATCGTGCTGCGCCCGCAGGAGATCAGCAACCATCCGGAGATCATCCGCCGCCTGGGCCTGATCGCGATGAATGCGATGATCGAGGTGGACATCTACGGCAACGTCAATTCCACCCATGTGATGGGCTCCAGCATCATGAACGGCATCGGCGGCTCGGGCGACTTCGCGCGCAATGCCTATCTGTCGATATTCATGACGCCCTCGACCGCCAAGGACGGCAGGATCTCCTGCATCGTGCCGATGGCCTCGCATGTGGACCATACCGAGCATGACGTGCAGATCGTCGTCACCGAACAGGGCCTGGCGGATTTGCGCGGCCTCTCGCCGAAGGAGCGCGCGCGGTTGCTGATCGAGCGCTGCGCGCATCCGGACTACCGGCCGCTGCTGCTCGACTATTTCGGGCGCGCCTGCCGCGATGCGCCTGGCAAGCACACACCGCATCTGCTGGATGAGGCGCTGTCTTGGCACAGCCGCTACCTGCGCCAGGGACGCATGCTGCCGTGA
- the map gene encoding type I methionyl aminopeptidase, with translation MTIESAADIAGLKAAGQAVSTVLNRMLDAIRPGMTTRELDEMGARWLAELGAKSAPATSYNFPGATCISINEQAAHGIPGERVIAKGDVVNVDVSAELGGYYADTGGTRIVPPTTPTKTQLVFAARYALEQALLEVRDGARLNRIGHAIERVARSHRFKIIENLCSHGVGRSLHEDPEYITGYYDPRDTRVLRDGMVITIEPFLSTKSTQVEEQADGWTLSGVKGNLSAQFEHTLIVTKGAPIVVTRH, from the coding sequence ATGACGATCGAAAGCGCAGCCGATATCGCCGGCCTGAAGGCCGCCGGCCAGGCCGTGTCCACGGTGCTGAACCGCATGCTGGACGCGATCCGCCCCGGCATGACGACGCGCGAGCTCGACGAGATGGGCGCGCGCTGGCTGGCCGAGCTCGGCGCGAAATCGGCGCCGGCCACCAGCTACAACTTCCCCGGTGCCACCTGCATCAGCATCAACGAGCAGGCCGCGCATGGCATCCCGGGCGAGCGGGTGATCGCCAAGGGCGATGTGGTCAATGTGGACGTGTCGGCCGAGCTGGGCGGCTATTACGCCGATACCGGCGGCACCCGCATCGTGCCGCCGACGACGCCGACCAAGACCCAGCTGGTGTTCGCCGCGCGCTATGCGCTGGAGCAGGCCCTGCTGGAGGTGCGCGACGGTGCGCGCCTGAACCGCATCGGCCATGCGATCGAGCGCGTCGCCAGGTCGCATCGCTTCAAGATCATCGAGAACCTGTGCAGCCATGGCGTCGGCCGCTCGCTGCACGAGGATCCCGAGTACATCACCGGCTACTACGACCCGCGCGACACCCGCGTGCTGAGGGACGGCATGGTGATCACGATCGAACCCTTCCTGTCGACCAAGAGCACGCAGGTCGAGGAGCAGGCCGACGGCTGGACCCTGTCCGGCGTCAAGGGCAATCTGTCGGCCCAGTTCGAGCACACCCTGATCGTCACCAAGGGAGCGCCGATCGTCGTCACGCGCCATTAA
- a CDS encoding universal stress protein, whose protein sequence is MAKLLLPYDGSAPALPALREAIAEFRRDPALQIHLLNVQPPFSEHIARHLSQEARLEFHREHAREALAPALRLLDAADIPYSLHIEVGDRVERIVDLAQRLRCDRILLATSRKSPLLRALENSLTSRLIERAPVPVEVVAGAPASVLERVGVPAGVCAGLTLLWVAGT, encoded by the coding sequence ATGGCCAAGCTCCTTCTGCCCTACGACGGCTCCGCGCCGGCGCTGCCGGCCCTGCGCGAGGCGATCGCCGAGTTCCGCCGCGACCCGGCACTGCAGATCCATCTGCTGAACGTGCAGCCGCCGTTCTCCGAGCACATCGCGCGCCACCTGAGCCAGGAGGCGCGCCTGGAGTTCCACCGCGAGCATGCCCGGGAGGCGCTGGCACCGGCGCTGCGGCTGCTCGATGCGGCAGACATCCCCTACAGCCTGCACATCGAGGTCGGCGACCGGGTTGAGCGCATCGTCGATCTCGCCCAGCGCCTGCGCTGCGACCGCATCCTGCTGGCGACCTCGCGCAAGAGCCCGCTGCTGCGCGCCCTCGAGAACTCGCTGACGAGCCGGCTGATCGAGCGCGCGCCGGTGCCGGTGGAGGTGGTCGCGGGCGCGCCGGCCAGCGTGCTGGAGCGCGTCGGCGTGCCGGCCGGCGTCTGCGCCGGGCTGACCCTGCTGTGGGTAGCCGGCACATGA
- a CDS encoding patatin-like phospholipase family protein: MPIRPLIRGALLSLLLVLVPSLTRAQPVEPPPDRPKIGLVLSGGGARGIAHIGVLRTLERLKVPVDIVVGTSMGALVGGAYASGRSVEELQAFVHAADWESILADRPNRRSLSYARREEDQLVPSRIEMGVNRRGATLPPAAAGNSALEYALEQLVSPASADLPSNRLPLPFRALATDLLSGDLQQLEQVPLFLALRASMAVPGVFAPVRVDGRLLVDGGLVRNLGIDVARQLGADIIIAVNAGSPLLEEQELSSAIGVTNQMLQILTEQNVARSLRELRPSDVLIDPQLDSMSFLDFGRREQALEVGERAAMAVQERLAPLALPETQYRQLRLALRQRPAASQPAVAALPLGELRIEGTKRSNPEALKTELGHLLGLKPDAPTTQPQIEKAATALQGRGEFERVDVQSSERADGKRDVTLRVSETDWAFSRLRIGLELYSNFDDANRFSLVATHHASWLNSWGAELRSLLRIGSKRELGAELRQPLGPGSPWYAALRLSSQSSDTDIFGDHNLRVARLAYSNSTSELILGRRLGNWGDVRFGTVDREDLNRLRVPQDPENKPAQQRQGVFGQFRLDSLDSMAFPSRGQLLDARAEILYKRSTGDIGLQYAFVGMSAFQWRSWAGHLYAEFAHASDDDSPRLLGGFLRLSGSPDNSMRGSNLALARLVMAKRIGQMPLGLGHAVRLGFSIETGNVTQRGHPIKSAELRLAGSGFLSIDTRFGPFYLALGHTKDRGGALYLYLGPVF; this comes from the coding sequence ATGCCCATCCGGCCCCTCATCCGCGGCGCCTTGCTGTCGCTGCTGCTCGTTCTCGTGCCCTCGCTGACCCGCGCGCAGCCGGTGGAGCCGCCGCCCGACCGTCCGAAGATCGGCCTGGTGCTGTCCGGCGGCGGCGCGCGCGGCATTGCCCATATCGGCGTGCTGCGCACCCTGGAGCGGCTCAAGGTGCCGGTCGACATCGTGGTCGGCACCAGCATGGGTGCGCTGGTCGGCGGCGCCTATGCCTCGGGCCGCAGCGTCGAGGAGCTGCAGGCCTTCGTGCATGCGGCGGACTGGGAGTCGATCCTGGCCGACCGGCCGAACCGCCGCAGCCTCAGCTATGCGCGCCGCGAGGAGGACCAGTTGGTGCCCTCGCGCATCGAGATGGGCGTCAACCGGCGCGGCGCCACCCTGCCCCCGGCGGCCGCGGGCAACTCGGCGCTGGAGTACGCGCTGGAGCAGCTGGTCTCGCCGGCCAGCGCGGACCTGCCCAGCAACCGCCTGCCCCTGCCCTTTCGGGCACTGGCGACCGATCTGCTGAGCGGCGATCTGCAGCAGCTGGAGCAGGTGCCGCTGTTCCTAGCACTGCGTGCCTCGATGGCCGTGCCCGGGGTGTTCGCGCCGGTGCGGGTGGACGGCCGGCTGCTGGTGGACGGCGGCCTGGTGCGCAATCTGGGCATCGACGTCGCGCGCCAGCTGGGCGCCGACATCATCATCGCGGTCAATGCCGGCTCGCCGCTGCTGGAGGAGCAGGAGCTCAGCAGCGCGATCGGCGTGACCAACCAGATGCTGCAGATCCTGACCGAGCAGAACGTCGCCCGCTCGCTGCGCGAGCTGCGACCGAGCGATGTGCTGATCGACCCCCAGCTCGACAGCATGAGCTTCCTGGACTTCGGCCGGCGCGAGCAGGCGCTGGAAGTCGGCGAGCGCGCCGCGATGGCGGTGCAGGAGCGCCTGGCCCCGCTGGCCCTGCCGGAGACCCAATACCGCCAGCTCCGCCTGGCGCTGCGGCAGCGGCCGGCCGCCAGCCAGCCGGCCGTGGCGGCGCTACCGCTGGGCGAACTTCGGATCGAAGGCACCAAGCGCAGCAACCCCGAGGCGCTGAAGACCGAGCTGGGCCATCTGCTGGGGCTCAAGCCCGATGCGCCGACCACACAGCCCCAGATCGAGAAGGCCGCGACCGCGCTGCAGGGGCGCGGCGAGTTCGAGCGGGTCGACGTGCAGAGCAGCGAGCGCGCCGACGGCAAGCGCGACGTCACCCTGCGCGTCAGCGAGACCGACTGGGCCTTCAGCCGGCTGCGCATCGGGCTGGAGCTCTACAGCAACTTCGACGACGCGAATCGCTTCTCGCTGGTCGCCACCCACCATGCCAGCTGGCTGAACTCCTGGGGGGCCGAGCTGCGCTCCCTGCTGCGCATCGGCTCCAAGCGCGAACTGGGCGCCGAGCTGCGCCAGCCGCTGGGGCCGGGCTCGCCCTGGTATGCCGCGCTGCGCCTGAGTTCGCAGAGCAGCGACACCGACATCTTCGGCGATCACAATCTGCGCGTGGCCCGTCTGGCCTACAGCAACAGCACCAGCGAGCTGATCCTGGGCCGGCGCCTCGGCAACTGGGGCGATGTGCGCTTCGGCACGGTCGACCGCGAGGACCTGAACCGCCTGCGGGTGCCGCAGGACCCGGAGAACAAGCCGGCGCAGCAGCGCCAGGGCGTGTTCGGCCAGTTCCGCCTGGACAGCCTGGATTCGATGGCCTTCCCCAGCCGCGGCCAGCTGCTGGATGCGCGGGCGGAGATCCTCTACAAGCGCTCGACCGGCGACATCGGCCTGCAGTACGCCTTCGTCGGCATGAGCGCCTTCCAGTGGCGCAGCTGGGCCGGCCATCTCTATGCCGAGTTCGCCCATGCCAGCGACGACGACTCGCCGCGCCTGCTGGGCGGATTCCTGCGCCTGTCCGGCAGCCCGGACAATTCGATGCGCGGCTCCAATCTGGCGCTGGCGCGCCTGGTGATGGCCAAGCGCATCGGCCAGATGCCGCTGGGCCTGGGCCATGCGGTAAGGCTGGGCTTCTCGATCGAGACCGGCAATGTCACGCAGCGCGGCCACCCGATCAAGTCGGCGGAGCTGCGCCTGGCCGGCAGCGGCTTCCTGTCGATCGACACCCGCTTCGGCCCCTTCTACCTGGCCCTGGGCCATACCAAGGACCGCGGCGGCGCGCTCTATCTCTATCTCGGCCCCGTGTTCTGA
- the ispF gene encoding 2-C-methyl-D-erythritol 2,4-cyclodiphosphate synthase: protein MLRIGEGWDTHALVIDRPLILGGITIPHSHGLLGHSDADALAHAITDALLGAAALGDIGKLFPDTAAEFKGADSMVLLAEAYRRVREAGWQIANLDSTIIAQAPKMAPHIPAMRARLAEVLGIEAARINVKAKTAEKMGPVGEGRAIESRAVVLLEAL, encoded by the coding sequence ATGTTACGCATTGGCGAAGGCTGGGACACCCACGCCCTGGTCATCGACCGTCCCTTAATACTTGGCGGTATCACGATCCCCCACAGCCATGGCCTGCTGGGCCATTCCGATGCCGACGCGCTGGCCCATGCGATCACCGATGCGCTGCTGGGCGCCGCCGCGCTGGGCGATATCGGCAAGCTCTTCCCCGACACCGCGGCCGAGTTCAAGGGCGCCGATTCGATGGTGCTGCTGGCCGAGGCCTACCGCCGCGTGCGCGAGGCCGGCTGGCAGATCGCCAATCTGGACTCGACCATCATCGCGCAGGCGCCCAAGATGGCGCCGCATATCCCGGCGATGCGCGCGCGCCTGGCCGAGGTGCTGGGCATCGAGGCCGCGCGCATCAATGTGAAGGCCAAGACGGCCGAGAAGATGGGCCCGGTGGGCGAGGGGCGCGCGATCGAGTCGCGCGCCGTGGTGCTGCTCGAGGCCCTGTAG
- a CDS encoding outer membrane beta-barrel protein, which yields MFAKLSIHRVSFVALAALLAAGTASAQPKSDLLSNVYAGANLGLYNKYDLRCDNGVKCDKTASAGGKVYAGYMFDERYGVEAVGFGMKSGVGSIKNKDNSYSPGSVNLRGIGLTGVLAFGEGPFTFKGRLGAAYTKGKSYSAATGRSESKSSLQPLIGAGVSYAFSKEISLNADWDRISGKYNGGNAKTNADMLSVGVSYKF from the coding sequence ATGTTCGCCAAGCTGTCCATCCATCGAGTTTCCTTCGTCGCACTGGCCGCCCTGCTCGCCGCCGGCACCGCCTCGGCCCAGCCGAAATCGGACCTTCTCAGCAACGTCTACGCCGGCGCCAACCTGGGTCTGTACAACAAGTACGACCTGCGTTGTGACAACGGCGTGAAATGCGACAAGACCGCATCCGCCGGCGGCAAGGTCTATGCCGGCTATATGTTCGACGAGCGCTACGGCGTCGAGGCCGTCGGCTTCGGCATGAAGAGCGGCGTCGGCAGCATCAAGAACAAGGACAACAGCTACAGCCCCGGTTCCGTGAACCTGCGCGGCATCGGCCTGACCGGCGTGCTGGCCTTCGGCGAAGGCCCGTTCACCTTCAAGGGCCGCCTGGGCGCCGCCTACACCAAGGGCAAGTCCTACTCCGCCGCCACCGGCCGCAGCGAGAGCAAGTCCAGCCTGCAGCCGCTGATCGGCGCCGGCGTCAGCTACGCCTTCAGCAAGGAAATCTCGCTGAACGCCGACTGGGACCGCATCTCCGGCAAGTACAACGGCGGCAACGCCAAGACCAACGCCGACATGCTGTCGGTCGGCGTCAGCTACAAGTTCTGA
- a CDS encoding helix-turn-helix transcriptional regulator, with amino-acid sequence MSSPELLLRVLRSEMRAADLTYKELGERIGLSESSIKRMFSQGDMTLSRLTDVCKAIGVGLEEVLRQAADSTPCTDKLTLAQERALVADPKLLMVAICCLGHWTFEQIIETYAISEAECVGCLVKLDRLALIELRPLNRYRMRVSRAFRWLPDGPVQQLMRQHVVDDYFSGRFDGVGETLLCVHGRLTDPSAQALVNKIQQLAAELARLHQDDQRRPPELRDGYTLLLGLRSWEFAAFTAMRRTT; translated from the coding sequence ATGAGCAGTCCGGAATTGCTGCTTCGCGTGTTGCGCAGCGAGATGCGAGCGGCGGATCTGACCTACAAGGAACTCGGCGAGCGCATCGGCCTGAGCGAGTCCAGCATCAAGCGCATGTTCTCGCAGGGCGACATGACCCTGTCGCGCCTGACCGATGTCTGCAAGGCGATCGGCGTCGGGCTGGAGGAGGTGCTGCGCCAGGCCGCCGATTCGACGCCCTGCACCGACAAGCTGACCCTGGCGCAGGAGCGCGCGCTGGTGGCCGACCCGAAGCTCTTGATGGTCGCGATCTGCTGCCTGGGACATTGGACCTTCGAGCAGATCATCGAGACCTATGCGATCAGCGAGGCCGAATGCGTCGGCTGCCTGGTCAAGCTGGACCGGCTGGCGCTGATCGAGCTGCGGCCGCTGAACCGCTATCGCATGCGCGTCTCGCGGGCCTTCCGCTGGCTGCCCGACGGGCCGGTGCAGCAGCTGATGCGCCAGCATGTGGTGGACGACTATTTCTCCGGCCGCTTCGACGGCGTCGGCGAGACCCTGCTGTGCGTGCATGGCCGGCTGACCGACCCGAGCGCCCAGGCGCTGGTGAACAAGATCCAGCAGCTGGCCGCCGAGCTGGCGCGCCTGCACCAGGATGATCAGCGCCGCCCGCCGGAGCTGCGCGACGGCTATACCCTGCTGCTGGGCCTGCGCTCCTGGGAGTTCGCGGCCTTCACCGCGATGCGGCGCACGACCTGA
- a CDS encoding TerC family protein, whose amino-acid sequence MTGIDSFATAPMWAGFIAFVLAMLALDLFVLGGNKAHRVSVKEAGCWVAAWVSMALAFAGLLWWHLDGSAGRELADRKALEFITGYLIEQSLSVDNMFVFVMIFKYFAVPPELQRRVLLYGVLGAIIMRAAMILAGVWLVQQFAWILYLFGAFLMATGIKMLIFAEHQPDLAQNPLLRWLRRHMRITPGFHGDKFSVRLDGVRWVTPMFLVLVMIEASDLVFAVDSIPAIFAVTTDPFIVFTSNIFAIMGLRALYFLLADMSERFHLLKYGLALVLVFIGAKMLAAPWFHLTVQWSLAIVGAVILASVLLSLRRGGAAPR is encoded by the coding sequence ATGACGGGCATCGACTCCTTCGCCACCGCCCCGATGTGGGCGGGCTTCATTGCCTTCGTGCTCGCGATGCTCGCGCTGGACCTGTTCGTGCTGGGCGGCAACAAGGCGCATCGCGTCTCGGTCAAGGAGGCGGGTTGCTGGGTCGCCGCCTGGGTGTCGATGGCACTGGCCTTCGCCGGCCTGCTGTGGTGGCATCTGGACGGCAGCGCGGGCCGGGAGCTGGCCGACCGCAAGGCGCTCGAGTTCATCACCGGCTATCTGATCGAGCAGTCGCTGTCGGTCGACAACATGTTCGTCTTCGTGATGATCTTCAAGTACTTCGCGGTGCCGCCGGAGCTGCAGCGGCGCGTGCTGCTGTACGGCGTGCTGGGCGCGATCATCATGCGCGCGGCGATGATCCTGGCCGGCGTCTGGCTGGTGCAGCAGTTCGCCTGGATCCTCTACCTTTTCGGCGCCTTCCTGATGGCGACCGGGATCAAGATGCTGATCTTCGCCGAGCACCAACCCGACCTGGCGCAGAACCCGCTGCTGCGCTGGCTGCGCCGGCATATGCGGATCACGCCGGGCTTCCATGGCGACAAGTTCTCGGTGCGCCTGGATGGCGTGCGCTGGGTCACGCCGATGTTCCTGGTGCTGGTGATGATCGAGGCCAGCGACCTGGTCTTCGCGGTGGACAGCATCCCGGCCATCTTCGCGGTGACGACCGACCCCTTCATCGTCTTCACCTCCAACATCTTCGCGATCATGGGGCTGCGCGCGCTCTACTTCCTGCTCGCCGACATGTCGGAGCGCTTTCACCTGCTCAAGTACGGCTTGGCGCTGGTGCTGGTCTTCATCGGCGCGAAGATGCTGGCCGCGCCCTGGTTCCACCTCACCGTGCAATGGTCGCTCGCCATCGTCGGCGCGGTGATCCTCGCCTCGGTGCTGCTCAGCCTGCGGCGCGGCGGGGCCGCACCGCGTTAA
- a CDS encoding bestrophin family protein translates to MILRERPSGLRLFFLLRGSILKQIRWTLLANIGLAVLVTWTHGAPLFHQKITVTTIPFTLMGLPLAIFLGFRNSACYDRYWEARKLWGDLLLRGRSLSRQVLSLIEMPAPPAGPRELDDVRVRMVLRAVAFCQALKHQLRGTADAAGEVRALLRPADWQALTPAANPSAALMLQMGADLAQCRREGRIDSVLTATIDNTLSAMTAAAAACERIKSSPLPFPYTLLLHRTAYLYCFLLPFGLVDSIGYLTPFVVAIVAYTFFGLDAVGDEIEEPFGLLPNDLPLDAICRTIEIDLRQALGDPDVPAPLKPVDYCLM, encoded by the coding sequence GTGATCCTGCGCGAGCGTCCCTCGGGCCTGCGGCTGTTCTTCCTGCTGCGCGGCTCGATCCTGAAGCAGATCCGCTGGACCCTGCTGGCCAATATCGGGCTGGCGGTGCTGGTGACCTGGACCCATGGCGCGCCGCTGTTCCACCAGAAGATCACGGTCACGACCATCCCCTTCACCCTGATGGGCCTGCCGTTGGCGATCTTCCTGGGCTTTCGCAACAGCGCCTGTTATGACCGCTACTGGGAGGCGCGCAAGCTCTGGGGTGATCTGCTGCTGCGCGGCCGCAGCCTGTCGCGCCAGGTGCTGAGCCTGATCGAGATGCCCGCGCCGCCGGCCGGCCCGCGCGAGCTGGACGACGTGCGGGTGCGCATGGTGCTGCGCGCGGTGGCCTTCTGCCAGGCGCTGAAGCACCAGCTGCGCGGCACCGCGGACGCGGCCGGCGAGGTGCGCGCGCTGCTGCGCCCGGCCGACTGGCAAGCCCTGACCCCGGCGGCCAACCCCTCGGCGGCGCTGATGCTGCAGATGGGCGCCGATCTGGCGCAGTGCCGCCGCGAGGGCCGCATCGACAGCGTGCTGACCGCGACGATCGACAACACCCTGTCGGCGATGACCGCGGCCGCCGCGGCCTGCGAACGCATCAAGAGCTCGCCCTTGCCCTTTCCCTACACCCTGCTGCTGCACCGCACCGCGTATCTCTACTGCTTCCTGCTGCCCTTCGGCCTGGTCGACTCGATCGGCTATCTGACGCCCTTCGTGGTCGCGATCGTCGCCTACACCTTCTTCGGCCTGGACGCCGTCGGCGACGAGATCGAGGAGCCCTTCGGCCTGCTGCCCAACGACCTGCCGCTGGACGCGATCTGCCGCACGATCGAGATCGACCTGCGCCAGGCGCTGGGCGACCCGGACGTGCCCGCGCCGCTCAAGCCCGTCGACTATTGCCTGATGTAG